GTAAGCCGCACTTTTGTCCGAAAAAGTTTCTGAGTAAACGATGATCCAGTCCTTTGCTCTCGAGGTAAAGCCATGATGATGTGAAAGGTGTTTACGTAATCTTTCATCGAGATTTTCGCCGGTATGACCGATGTAATAACGATCAAGAGATTTAGAGTATAAAATGTAGCAGAAATACATTTGAACTGTCTTAAAACAAAAAAAGACCGAGAAAAATCTCAGTCTTTAAAAGTGAGCGCGCCAGGATTCGAACCTGGGACCGTCTGCTTAGAAGGCAGATGCTCTATCCAGCTGAGCTACGCACCCATTAATGTGTTTTTCTCGAACTTTCTGACCGTTCCGATTGAAATCGGAATGCTCTATCCAGCTGAGCTACGCACCCTAATAGGGTATTAAAATGTAAAAATTCCCGAAGGAATTTTTAAGAAAAAGTCGGGGCGGCAGGATTCGAACCTGCGACCTCCTGGTCCCAAACCAGGCGCGATGACCGGACTACGCTACGCCCCGAGTAATTTTTTCTGAAAGTTGCGGAGAGTAAGGGATTCGAACCCTTGGTACAGTTTCCCGTACGCTTGTTTAGCAAACAAGTCCTTTCGGCCACTCAGGCAACTCTCCAGTGCAATGTTTATAAGAGCTTCTGTTCTGTAATTGCGAGTGCAAATATAAAATAGTTTTCACCATTAACCAAAACTTTTTACCTTAATTTATTTTGTATTTTTGAAAGATAATTTGGATCAAAAATTTTAATATGCGTAAACCGTTATATGTCATAGGATTAAGCGTGCTGCTTGCATCATGCGCCTCTACAAAACCCGCGACAAAAAATACCACAAAGCCGAAACCGACTGCCGTAAAAGGTGTCGAAGCCCCCAAAACTCAGGCTCCGGTAGCTGCACGGACGCAGTTAAAGCAAGAGGGAGAATACGATTTCTTCAAGGTAAATATCGCTGACGTAACCAAAAACGACAATACAATCAGCTACGGATCGATCGTATCGGCGAATCCGCAGGGATATAGAGTGGTTAAGACTTTTTTTCCCGCTGTTGCGCAAAATTTCCGTCAGAAGTATATCATTCTTCATTATACAGCCCTCGACGATGATAAATCTGTGATGGTTCTTACCCAGCAAAGCGTAAGCTCGCACTATCTTGTGAATAACCTCGGCGATCGCGAGATTTATCAGTTAGTGGACGAAAATAAGCGGTCGTACCACGCCGGCATCAGTACGTGGCGGAATGACAGCATGCTCAATGATACTTCAATTGGGATTGAAATTGTAAATGCCGGTTACGTCACAGATTCCACTGGTGTGAAGATTTTCCCGGGATTTGATGAAGGCCAAGTGAAAAAAGTTGCGGCACTCGTTAAAGATATTGCGGGTCGGTACATGATTCCACCTACGAATATTTTGGCCCATTCCGATATTGCGCCGACGCGGAAGCAGGATCCAGGTCCGAAGTTTCCCTGGAAAAAACTTTACGATGAGTACCAGATCGGAATGTGGTATGATGAATCTGCGAAACAGAACTTCCTTAATCAGTTGACGCCGGAGCAGTTCTCGGCACAGGCAGCAGAATCCGATTTTATATACCGCTACCAGCTCGCGCTGAAGAATCTTGGGTACGGGCTCGAAGCTTCAGGTAGGATAGACGAT
This window of the Flavobacteriaceae bacterium 3519-10 genome carries:
- a CDS encoding N-acetylmuramoyl-L-alanine amidase, producing the protein MRKPLYVIGLSVLLASCASTKPATKNTTKPKPTAVKGVEAPKTQAPVAARTQLKQEGEYDFFKVNIADVTKNDNTISYGSIVSANPQGYRVVKTFFPAVAQNFRQKYIILHYTALDDDKSVMVLTQQSVSSHYLVNNLGDREIYQLVDENKRSYHAGISTWRNDSMLNDTSIGIEIVNAGYVTDSTGVKIFPGFDEGQVKKVAALVKDIAGRYMIPPTNILAHSDIAPTRKQDPGPKFPWKKLYDEYQIGMWYDESAKQNFLNQLTPEQFSAQAAESDFIYRYQLALKNLGYGLEASGRIDDSTKKTIEAFQYHFRPEIYNGVMDAESWAILQALNQKYPSK